GTGCCAAAGAATTAATAAGAGAGCGGATACTGTACTTATTTGCTAATATTCTTGGATTAGAGCTAATCATTACTTACTCCAACATAGGCTTTACTCAACTTTAGGCGAGAATTTTTTATAATCATGTAAACAGATAAAAATGTTAAAATTGAAAATATGAACATTATATAAACATCTAAATTAAGCTTAATTACTGTCCCTGCAATTATGGCCCCACAAGCATTACCTAACGTTTGATAAAAACTTATCTTACTTGCCACAATACTTTTTTGATCTGTGACATATTGTCCATAAATAAATCCCATGTAACAAACTGGGATAATTGCCGCTGCGATTGCAAATAATAAAATGAAAGCAACTAGAGTTGTGATACTAGTAATTAGTGAAAATGCGTAAAAGCTAGCAATGAGTGAGACAACACCAAAAGTTATGAAAATGTATGATTCAAGAAGTTTATATTTTTTTATTATAAATTGAATAAGGACAAGACAAAGTGTAGCTAAGGTTAAAGACCAATAAATAGTGGCCGACTGTTTTGTTGCCTCTTCAAAAATAGAACTTACAGCTTTTGTAATTCCTGTATTATAGAATGATGATATAAGAGTAAAAAATAAAGGAATTAAAAACAAAGGCTTAAACCTTACTTTCTTATCTTTTATTTCATCACTTTCTTCTTTGTAGTCTTCTTCACAAAGAAGAATTCCTTTTCCTGCTCGCTCCCATCCATTTAAAGATACTGCAATAATGAACACCATTAAGATCACTAAACTCATATTTAAGTTAAATGCGAATACACCACCTAAAATTAATCCAAAAAGACGGCCAATATTTAAGAACATTGTTGTATTAAGAACACCATCGCTAGATTTAGTGTGAAAACGTAAATTAATTAATTGAGAGAATGGAACAATGCTACTTGCAGTTGAGGCATGGATAATTCTTGATATGATGAATAGCCCAAATGCAGCGATTGGACTACTCACAAGAAATACCAGTAAGAGAAACCCATAAGAGAAGAAAATCCCAAAGAGTCCCACTCGATATACCGTAACTGGACTTAAACTATTAAATAAATTTCCCCAAACTCTTGTCATCAAAAGAAAGTGAAAAATTGAAAGTCCATAGAAGATAATAATTGTCGTAATATTTAAATTTGTTGCTTCTGAGATCATTGGAAGAAGTCCCAACAATATCATTTGTGAAGCGCCAAAAATGAAGCATAATAAGGAGATGGCCTTAACAAATTTATTATTAATTTGAACTTGTGAACTCATGAGACTTCTTTCCTTACTACTTTATCTTTTAGACGAAGAGTAAAGCTAAGAATATCCTTCCATGAAATTCCTAAGTAAATAAGAAAGAGTCCACTTAGTGGCCAATTATAATCAGAGGAAACAATGAAAATAATAAAAATAAATGCGCTTGGTAAAACGATCTCATTTAAAGAAATATTCACATCATTTAAAGTCGAGCCATCATACATTTTTGATGTAGAACTAAGTAATCGTTTTCTAAATAAGAAAATATAAATTCCACTGATTGGAATAAATGAAATGACTAATCCTAAAATACTCCAAATGACTTTTAAGATCACCCCACCATAATCACCGAAGTGTAGTGGTTCAGATAGAATAAGTAATTCTAGATACCAAGGAAGTGAAACAGTTCTAATTAAACTTCCTGTGATAGCATCAACATAAGCAATTTCATGATGATGCTCTTCATTTTCCATAAGAATCACAAAGTGATTTGGAACCGAAAACTCATTATCTGGAAATGAGATAAAGTCATATTCAAGATGTGGCAGCTTTTCTTTTAGCTCATCATAGATATCTAAAACTGAAACATAAGTGGCATTTTCAATAACTCTTGCATTTTCTTGTTGGGCACGAACATTATCTCTTAAGAAGAGGCCTATCAGTGTACTATTGAAAGCAAGAATTGTTCCTGTAAATGTCACGATCAATAGCCAAGCACATGTCTTAACTCCAATTATCTTATGGAAGCGACCTAAGAGAATTCGAGAATTCATATTCCTTATATTTCGGTAGAATTTATTAGAAATAAGAGCACCACTAATAAGTGCAATTAAAAAGAAAAGCCCCATTAGTCCAATTAAGATCTTCCCCTTACCTCCTAGGAGAAGTTCTCGGTGAAGCTTTAGAATGAAATCGATAACTTTATTAGAAGTTTGTGATTTAACAACTTCCTTATCGATTGCATTACCTGCCATATCAAATTTAAGACGTGTGGCACCTTTAAACTTTTCGATACCTGGCTCGGTTACTCTGGCATTAATATCACCATCATCACCTTTAAAAATAGAAAGGACTTTCTTACCTTCATACTTAGTGGAAATGAAATTTTCAATTTTTGAAAGAGATGATTTTTCTGAAATAAATGACGTTCTTTGTTCAACAGCTTGTACAGGTGCGAGCTCGTGTCTCCATACCAACACAACACCAGTAAGTCCTAAAATTAAGAAATTCACGGCCAAAACAAGGCCAAGGATTCTATGTATTTTTAAAAGTTTTCTAATTAATGAGCTCATATCTAAAATAAAAACAGGGCCGATCAAATTTCTTTGAAGGGCCCTGCTTCATATCAAGGATTTTTTTATAGTCTTTTATAAACCATAAAATCGATTCCAATATGTGTTGCACCAGCTCCACAAACTTCAGCAGCTCCAGCAGCAGGAACCATTAGTGTTGCGTGGTGAGGGTGTCCCCAGTATAGGTAGTCATTGTACTCAAGCTGAGAATCAAGGATTGCCTTACCTTCCGAACAGTCAGCAGCGGCATCAACTTTTGAGAAAGCTCTTGATTCAAGAAGTTCGATTGTTGACGCATCGTTATCAGCAAAAAGAAGTGAAGAGTAAGAACATTCAACACCATTTGCATTTTCAAAAGTTGCTTTAATTAAAACATTATCAAGTGTGTAATCAGTCGATAGGTCACCCCATACTACATTCATCCCAGAGTGAGATGAAGGTGCATTTGTATAATCAGAGTAAGCTCCACATACATAACCTTTGTTAGCAGCAAGCCATCTCTCACCTTCAAGAACTAAGTCAGTTTGAGCAAAAGCTGTAATTGAAAGTAATGAAACAAGTGCAATAAGTGATTTTTTAAACATGTTATTCTCCTTAAATTTAATACTTTTGTTAGTATGGAGAATAATTATCGCCACTGGTTTGATATGTCAAACAAATATCAGCAATACTAAACAAATGATTACGCACTCAAAATAAAAAAAGGAGGCTAAAACCTCCTTCTAATAATAAAATCGTATAGTTATAATCTTCTCTAGCTTAATATAATTGTTGTAAATAGTGTATGAACTCGCATATGGTCCTCCTTTTTTATGTGACCAGTATATGAGTTGATATAATTACTAGCGAATAATTTCCTGGAAGAGCTGTTTGAAGGCACCGAAATAAGCTCTGAGTTCCGACTTTTTAGAATGCCCATATGAAGACAAGTAATGTATTATGTTGCGGCGATGAAAAGCGTGCGCCCAGTCATAGGCCGTCATCTTATTTGAATTTTCAATTTCAATATTAGATCCATTTTGAATCAGTAATTTAAAAAGGCTCAAATCCCCTTTTTGTGCGGCCTTCATAAGAGGTGTATTTCCAAGATGATCAAGACAATTCGGATTTGCGCCGGAGTTTAACAATGTGTGTGCAAATGAACGATGCCCATTTTCAACAGCGACGTGAAGCGGTGTTTGGCCTTTTTGGTTTCTTACCTCTAAATTAATCTCTGATACAGAAAGTAATAAGATGCTCAGCTCCTGAACATTTCCTCTCTGGGCCCATTTAAAGATTCGCCTATCACTCATTAACATCTCCCTAAAATAAAATTTTAATCACCTGTATAGGAAGAAGAAACTTAATTATGTTAAATTTAGCGCGGAACGCATCATCGTATTTTATTGAATATCAAGGATTTGTTAAGAAATTATTTGATCTTTTACGTCGTTCTTTAGACAATAGTACCCTAATTAAAAACATACACATGGAGTGAAAATGAGAAATTTAGTTAAAAGCTCAAAGCTACTTATGCTTCTTCTAGCAGTGGCAATGGCAGCACCTGCTCAAGCGCAAGAAGAATCAAACAAGGAAGACATTGATAGTGAAATTACAAACGCAAGACTTAGAGCACAGTCTGGTTCAAAGTCTGACTACTCTTTATCTCTATCAATGGGATACAACGGTGGTACACTAGATGATATCTTTGGTGAAGAGAGACCAGATATCTATGGTGATCCAGAAACAGAAACAAAAACATCTTTTGGTGGTTCATTCTCAGGAAGATACCGTTTCAACAAAAATGACAGTATGACTGTTGGTGCAGGTTTTTCTGTACTAAACCCATGGGGACATTCAGAAGGTAACGTTGATAATCCATATATCGGTTATTCAAGAATTTACAAAATTGGTGACTTCCAAACTTCAACTTCTGCAGACGTAACTTTTGGTACAGCTGAATCTTACAAGAATGTAGACCTAAGACAAGTTGTAAGTGCTTCACACAATATGATGAAGAACTTTGAAGGAACTAACCTTACTATCGGTGCTTCAGTTTCATTAAGTGCATACTTCTATGGAAATGAGCCAGAAACAGTAGTTCCAAAAGATGCTCTTACTGAACTAGCAGTAGGTTTCTACCCACAACTAGAGTACAGATTCAATGATATGTTCTCATTCAGAACAGTATTTGGTTACTTCAACTACCAAAAATCAAGAGGTGAAGATTCAAACTTCTTAAGAGCATATGAATACCAATCAGTTGGTGTAGGAATTTCTGTAACAAGAGATATCTACGTATATCCAAATATTCAGTTCCTTGCTGATGATCTTGACTCAGACAAGACAAACTTTGCAATCTCTGCAGATATCAATATTCTTTAATCAAGTTAAAGTTTATACTTAGGCCCGCTTAGCGGGCCTTTTTTTTTGCCTTAATTCTATCTTAACCCTATAATTTAAATATGAATGTATTTAAGGGATTAAAGAATACCCACACAGAAATAAAACGTATCAACGGTTACTTAAAAGAAGTCGTCACTTTCCTTGATGACTCTGGAAAACCGATGGGACATGTAATAAACCCTCTTATGGTTGAATTGCGCTTAAGAGATATTACCCAAATCTTTGTGGGGGCCTTTCTTGTTGCTTCTCCTCTGTGCTTTACAGAAGAAGTCTGGACACTTAGTGAGACTCTTCCCTTTCAAAATATTTACTATTTATTTGCCGCATCTATTACGACAGTAACGTTCTTTGTGTATTTTAACTTTTATCGTTTTAAGCTTAAGGGAAATGTCATTGAGTTCTTAAAGCGTATTTTTGCCATCTACTTTATTACGACTTTAAGTGTTGTTATGATTTTATTTTTGATTAATAAATTTCCAGTAAAGACAGACCATATACTTGCATTTAAACGTACTGTAATTATCGCCTTTCCAAGTATATTTGGTGCTGCCGTTACTGATTATTTAAAATAATTAGAAGCTTGTATCTTTACTACCACAGTGAGGCATATTAGCAGCGTATGGGTTGTGTACTTTTTCTTGCTTAGAAGAATTCTGTACCCACTTCTTCTTAACCATAGGACATGAATAAGCGTTATACTCGCTTCCTACATCATAAGTATTAAGAATATAGATAAGTGCCATTGAGATCGTATGATAATTTTGTCCATTCTCATCTTTTGTCTTATTAGCTTTTATTTCATCAAGCTTAGTCATTGAAAACTTCAATAACTTCTTTATCTTTTCATGTGAGACCTTATTCATTGCATTCTTAAGCTCTTGGGCCGAGTCTGCAACACTCTTAGCATCATACTTAAAGAAGCTTGCGTGTAGCTTCTCATTGGCCTTTAAAACATTCACAACTTCTTCTTTCTGTGCTGATGTTAAGCTTTCTCTTACATCTGCAAATGTTGAAAAATTAATTAATACTGAAAATAATGTAATTAGCTTAAACATTTTCTTCTCCATGAGTAATTTCTTTTATACGTCTTTCTTCAAAGTACGAGTATGTAATTGGAACAATGAATAGAGTAATTAATTCAACTAACATTCCACCTAATGTTGGAATGGCCATAGGCTTCATGACTTCAGAACCTGTACTCGTTGACCACATAATTGGAAGTAAGGCCACAATAGTTGTAGTTGTTGTCATAATAAGAGGTCTAATACGTCGTGAACCTGCATTACTTATGACCTCTTTTAATTCTTCCCAGTTTTTAGGATTAATTTTTCGATTCTCTTCTTGAAGATACGTCATAAGAACAACACCATCATCTACAGCAATTCCAAAAAGAGCAATAAAGCCAACCCAAACTGCAACAGAAGTATTAAACCCACCAATCCATAGTAAAATTAGGCCACCAGCAAATGCAATCGGTATTGCACTAAAGATGATACCTGCATTTCTTAAGTTCTTTATTCCCATATAGATAATGAGAAGATTGATAAGTAAGGCCAACGGAATTAAAAGCAAAAGCCTCTGATTTGAGCGAACTTGATTTTCATATTGTCCGGCCCATGAAAGAGAGTACCCTTTTGGAAGCTCGATCTCTTTAGCAACTTTTTCTTTTGCCTCTTCCACAAAGCCTATGAGATCCCTATCTTGAACATTTAATAATACCAATGACTTTAGCATACCATCTTCTGATTGAATCATTGCAGGCCCTGTTACAACCTCAATTTTTGCTAATTGCTCAAGTGGTATATGTTGACCTAGAGGACTTGGAACTAAAACTTTCTTTAGTTCATCAATTCGATCCCTTAGCTCTTTTTTATAGCGCACACGAATAGGAAATCTTTTTCTTCCATCGTAAAATTGACCGATAGTCATTCCGCCAATTGCAGTTTGTAGTATTCGATTAATCGTTCCAGTATTTATACCAAAACGACTTGCAGCGATTCGATCAATATCAAATTCAATATAAGGTTTACCTGTGATCTGTTGAGCGTAAACACCACTTGCACCTCTAACCTCTTCTAATTTTCGTCCAATTTTATTACCAAGTTTTTCAAGAGTCTCGAGGTCATCACCAAATATTTTCACGCCAATTTGTGTT
This sequence is a window from Halobacteriovorax vibrionivorans. Protein-coding genes within it:
- a CDS encoding DUF3347 domain-containing protein, with amino-acid sequence MFKLITLFSVLINFSTFADVRESLTSAQKEEVVNVLKANEKLHASFFKYDAKSVADSAQELKNAMNKVSHEKIKKLLKFSMTKLDEIKANKTKDENGQNYHTISMALIYILNTYDVGSEYNAYSCPMVKKKWVQNSSKQEKVHNPYAANMPHCGSKDTSF
- a CDS encoding PepSY-associated TM helix domain-containing protein — protein: MSSLIRKLLKIHRILGLVLAVNFLILGLTGVVLVWRHELAPVQAVEQRTSFISEKSSLSKIENFISTKYEGKKVLSIFKGDDGDINARVTEPGIEKFKGATRLKFDMAGNAIDKEVVKSQTSNKVIDFILKLHRELLLGGKGKILIGLMGLFFLIALISGALISNKFYRNIRNMNSRILLGRFHKIIGVKTCAWLLIVTFTGTILAFNSTLIGLFLRDNVRAQQENARVIENATYVSVLDIYDELKEKLPHLEYDFISFPDNEFSVPNHFVILMENEEHHHEIAYVDAITGSLIRTVSLPWYLELLILSEPLHFGDYGGVILKVIWSILGLVISFIPISGIYIFLFRKRLLSSTSKMYDGSTLNDVNISLNEIVLPSAFIFIIFIVSSDYNWPLSGLFLIYLGISWKDILSFTLRLKDKVVRKEVS
- a CDS encoding ankyrin repeat domain-containing protein, with protein sequence MSDRRIFKWAQRGNVQELSILLLSVSEINLEVRNQKGQTPLHVAVENGHRSFAHTLLNSGANPNCLDHLGNTPLMKAAQKGDLSLFKLLIQNGSNIEIENSNKMTAYDWAHAFHRRNIIHYLSSYGHSKKSELRAYFGAFKQLFQEIIR
- a CDS encoding DUF2391 family protein, which produces MNVFKGLKNTHTEIKRINGYLKEVVTFLDDSGKPMGHVINPLMVELRLRDITQIFVGAFLVASPLCFTEEVWTLSETLPFQNIYYLFAASITTVTFFVYFNFYRFKLKGNVIEFLKRIFAIYFITTLSVVMILFLINKFPVKTDHILAFKRTVIIAFPSIFGAAVTDYLK